Within Candidatus Angelobacter sp., the genomic segment CCCGGCAGTCCCGCGAGCCGCGCCGGTCTGCGCGAGGGCGACATCGTGATCGAATTCGCCGGGCAGGCGATCGCGGGCATTGACGATTTGCACAAGCAACTCACCGGCGCGCACGTCGGCGTGCGTTCGCCGCTCACAATTCTTCGGCACACGGAGAAGTTGACGCTGGAGATCGTGCCAGCGGAGTCGGCATCGAGGGCCCGCTAAGCTCGAGCGTGGCAGGTCCGACTTCAAGGCAGGCAAGGACGCAAAGGCGTCTTCCCGCAGTTCAGTCAGGGCGAGAAACCAACGAAACGAAACGCGCCGATAAACTCATTCCGAACCTGTTGAACTCCGATGCCAAGTAGCCGGTTTGGGACCGTCCACGTTGGCAAAGGCAGGCCGGCGAAAGCGCACGCCTTTCGAAAAAACTTCTTGCGATTTCATTCAATAACTTCTTTGTTCTTGCGTCAGAATCCTTGTGCCGGAACTCCGCTTATGAACAGGATCATTTCGACGCCCGCGTTGGCGTGTCTTCTTCTCGCGATGCTGATAGCCGGCTCGCGGGCGGCTGACGCCGCATCGGAGACGCCGATTTTCAAGGATAAAAATCTGGAGAAGGCGGTCCGCAAGTTTGTCTTTGAAAAGCGCGATAACGACAGGCCGATCGTCGAAGCCGACGTGGTCAATCTTTCCACCATCCAGGGCGTCGGCATGGCGATCACCGATTTGTCCGGGCTTGAAAAATGCGTGAACCTTGCCTCGCTCGATTTGTCGAAGAACAAACTCAAAAGCCTCGCGCCGCTCAAGGGGCTGGCCAAGCTGCAATACCTGAACCTCGCCGGCAATCTGGTCGATGACATCACGCCGCTCGCCGCCGACGCCGCGTTGCAGTATGTCGAACTGTCGAACAACCGCGTGAAGGACCTGAAACCGCTGAGTGGCCTGACCAATCTCGCGTCGCTTTATCTGGCCAGCAATCAGATCACCGATATTTCGCCGATTGTGAAGCTGCCGCGGATGGCGTCATTGTATCTCGACGACAATCACATCAAGAGCCTTGCGGGCATCGGAAACCTGGGCGGCCTCACGACGTTGTCGTTGAGTCGCACGACGGTCTCGGATCTCGCGCCGCTCGACGGGTTGACCAACCTTTTTTACCTTTTCCTGGAAAACAACAAGATACGGGACCTGACGCCACTGGTGAAAATGGCGAAAAAGGACATCGACGGCGAGAAGCGGTTCGCGCCGTTTCTGAACCTTTACATCAAGGGCAATCCGGTGAAGAGCGGTCAAAAATCCCAACTAAAAGATTTCGGAGTCCGGTTGAACGACTAAACTCGCGTTATTATGAAAAACCTCATGGCGGTAACGGCATTGTTTTCTTTTGCCGTCTGGCAGGGCAGCGCGGCGGACAAAGTTGAATTTGCCAAACAAATCCGGCCGATCATCGAACAAAACTGCGTCAAATGCCACGGCCCGGAAAAACAAAAGGGCAAGCTCCGCCTGGACTCGAAGGAAGCGGCGATGAAAGGCGGCAAGGACGGCGTGGTGATCGTCGCCGGGAACGCCGACAAGAGCGAGCTGGTTCGCCGGATCAGCCTGCCGAAGAGTGACGATGATTTCATGCCGAGCGAAGGCGATCCGCTGGCGAAGGAACAGCTGGCCTTGATTCGCGACTGGATCAACGGGGGCGCGGAATGGCCCGAAACCGCCCAGGCGGCAAAACAACCCGAGCCGTCGAATCCCCTGGCGGGACTGCCCGCGGACTTCAAGGCGGGGCCAAACGAGGCTAAAGCAGCCACGAAGCTGGCGCAGCTCGGCGTTGACTTCCGGCCGGTCGCGATGAACACGCACTGGACGGAGGCGAACTTCCGTCCGCAGGGAACCAGCGTCAACGACTCCGCGATAGCGTCGCTGAGGGACCTCGCAAGCCTCACGGATTTGAACCTGGCAAATACGAAGATCACCGACGCCGGGCTGGCGGCCATCGACGATTTGACGAATCTGACCCGGCTGCACCTTGAGTTGACGCCCATCACGGACGCCGGACTGGCGCACTTGAAGAAGCTGACCAACCTCAATTACCTGAACCTGTACGGCACGGCCGTCACGGACGCGGGTCTTGAAAACCTCAAAGGACTCCACAACTTGAAGCATCTCTATCTGTGGCAAACAAAAACCACCGAGGGCGGCGTCAAGCAACTGAAGGAGGCATTGCCGAACGCGGAGATTTCAACGGGCGCGGAACTCAATACAATGGTCAAAAAAGAAGGCGACGGGAAGAAGGAGGAAAAGAAGGAAGAGAAGAAGTAGGCACATTCGGGAACGGTCAGGCTCGGGCCGCAAGAAGCCCCATTGCGGGTCGCGTTTCGAATCCCCGATCCAGTCCCAGGTTGATTCGACCGTCCTTGCGGGCACCTTACTCTGTATTTCAGTGGACGGGTTTTCAGAGGCCGGACGACGAACAACAAAGCTGCCGCGTTGTGGATCGACCAGCTCTGCGCGATGCAGGTAGCAACACCTCCTTTCAGCCGGCGCATTGTTCCAAAACCCCGACTCTTGCGCCGGTGCCGTTTCTTATGAATAATCGCCGCGCCATGCCCGCTCCATCAACGCCCAGCCAAAGCGCCGAGGATTATCTGGAACGAATCCATGAATTGATCGAGGAGAAGGGTTACGCGCGTGTCGTGGACATCGCTTCGTCGCTGGAGGTGAAGCAGGCGTCAGTTACCAGCATGGTGCAGAAGCTCGGCGATCTGGGTTACCTGAATTACGAAAAATACCGCGGCCTGGTACTCACCGAAAAAGGCAAAAAAGTCGCCACGAACATCCAGAGGCGCCACGAAACGCTGTCGCGCTTTTTTTCCCTGTTCGGCCTCGATGCCAAAACCCAGAAACTGGACATTGAAGGCATCGAGCATCATCTCAGCCCGGAAACGGTCGCAGTTCTGGCCGACCTGGCGCGGTTTTTCGAGGAAAGCCCTGACACGCTGAAGCAGTTTCTCAAGTCCCGCAAGCTGGTGAAGTAACCGTTCCGTTCGAACGCACCCTCCCGGAAATCATGCCTGTTGACTGGCCTGCTCTCCTGCAGATTGCGCGAGTCGAGGTGAACAGCGTTGTCCGTTCATTGCCACGCGATTTGCGCGCTGAAGCCGGACGCCTTCCCGTAATTCTGGAAAGACGCCCTGACCGCGCGCTCCGGCAGGATGGGGTCGGGCCGGACACGCTTGGATTGTTCATTGGCGAGCCGTTCTCCGAAACCGGCATGACGACGGCGCCGTTGCCCGCGCAAATCATCCTGTTTCTTGAGAACATCTGGGACGCGGCCGGTGCGGAGGAGCGGGTTTATCGCGAGGAGATTCGCGCCACCTTTCTGCATGAACTGGGTCATTACCTCGGCCTGGACGAAGGTGATCTGGAAGAGCGCGGACTGGAATAGGCCTCTCCACGTGCTTTTCAACCCTCGTCGCCAAATTTTTGTTTTCACCCGCTCAACAACCGGTAAGATGTCGCTCCGGCTTCCCTCACAATGGATTTGAGTCGGGTTGAATAACACCAGGTGTTTTATGGCAAAAGCGATGATGCGGGCGGTCGGAGTCGTCCCGGGCAAACGCGAGGTGCGGTTGATCGAGCATGAGGCGCCGAATGTTTCCGCCGCAAACCAGGTCAAAATCCGATCCCTCGAAGTCGGCGTGTGTGGCACCGACCGCGAGATCTGCACGTTTGTTTATGGCGCGCCGCCGGTCGGATTCGACTATCTCGTGCTCGGCCACGAATCACTGGGTGAAGTTGTCGAGGTGGGTGCCGGCGTTTCGCATCTCAAGCCCGGCGATCTGGTGGTGCCCTCGGTCAGACGTCCATGCGCGCACGAACGTTGCCTGCCCTGCCGCGAGGACAGACAGGATTTCTGTTTCACGGGCGATTTTACGGAGCGCGGCATCAAAATGACCCACGGCTTCATGACCGAGTACTACGTGGAGCAGGAAAAGTTTCTCACTTACGTCCCCGCGGAATTACGTGACGTCGCCGTGCTCGTCGAGCCGCTCACGGTCGCGGAAAAGGGTCTCGCCCAGGTGCGCAAGGTACAGCAGCGGCTGCCCTGGGTCGCGCCCGGCACACCGCCCGATCAAATCGGCGAGGGCAAGACCGCCGTAGTGCTGGGCGCCGGGCCGGTCGGCATTCTGGGCGCAATGGTGCTGCTCATAAACGGCTTCAAAACCTTCGTTTACTCGCGCTCAAAGGCGCCCAATCCGAAGGCCGAACTCGTCGAATCCATCGGGGCAAAATATATTTCGTCCGAAGCAGAGACCGTGGACCAGCTTGCGGAACGAGTCGGGAGCATCGACCTTGTTTACGAGGCCGTCGGCAAGGCGAAAATATCCTATGACGTGTTGCGGATTCTTGGATTGAACGGCATATACGTCTTCACGGGCATTCCCGCGCCCAAGCCGGCCATCGACGTTGAAGCCGACGTCATCATGCGCAATCTCGTTCTGAAAAATCAGGCCGTCGTTGGCACCGTCAATGCCGACCGCGAGGCTTTCGAAGGCGCGATTCGCGACCTCGGCATTTTCCTGAAACGATGGCCCACCGCTGTCCGCTCGCTCATCACGGGCCGTTACAAGATTGACCAATATCGCGATCTGTTGCTGGGCAGGGCGACCGGCATCAAGAACGTGATCGCGCTGGCTTGAGCGATTTCGAGTTCTCCCGGATTGAATTGAACATGATCAAAAACTGGATTGACGCTTCCGTCCCGTTGCACACCGGCATGGTCCACTGGCCTTCCGATCCTTCGGTGCATTTCGAGCGGTTCGCCGATATGAAGAAAGGCGCCGTCTGCAACGTGTCGAAGATGGACCTGTGTTGCCACGCCGGAACGCACATGGACGGCCTCATCCATTTCATCAGGGACGGCGCGCCGCTGGACACAGTGCCCTTCGATGCCGTCATCGGCCCGTGCCGCGTGATTGAGATCGGGGACGATGATTCGGTGAAACCGGCCGAACTGAAAAAGCACAAACTCCGGAAGGGCGAACGCGTGCTGCTCAAGACCCGCAACTCGAAACGCGAGTGGTGGAACGAAACCTTCGACACGAAGTTCATTCACATTTCGCAGCAGGCGGCCCGGCACATGGTGGAGTGCGGCATTCGCACGATCGGAATCGATTACCTCTCCGTCGGCGGCTATCAGCGTGACGGCGTCGAATGCCATCAGGTTCTTTTGGGCGCGGGCATCTGGATCATCGAGGGACTGAATCTGACGAAGGTGAAGGCGGGCAGATACGATCTGATCTGTCTGCCGGTAAAGATCCGCGACAGCGACGGCGCACCGGCGAGGGCTGTCCTGCGCGCAAAGTAGGGCGGGCGTAACGCCTGGCTTCGATTACGCCATCTGCCCGCGCGTCACTCCGAGCTGATTCAGCAGCTTCAATTCACGCCAGAGTTGCGTGCCGGCGATCTCCCCGCGCAGCAGTTGACGATACTTCACAATCGTCCGCTCGACCTGCTCGGGCGTTTCGTTCACGAACTCGACGCGAAACCGCCGCGCGCCCAACGCGAACAGGCGCGACACGAATTCCGCGCCGGTCTGGGCGAGCGCATTGAACACCGTGTTGCGGCAGCCAACGTCCGCCTTGAGCGGATGCAGCGCGCCAACCCGGTCGCGCAATTCCACAGCATGCCTGTCGCAAGGCCGGCCGCAGTCGCGAAAATCCCTCCCCTTCGAGAGGAAGGCGCAGAAGACGCAGTGCTCCATGTGAAACATCGGCATGTGCTGGTGAATCGTGATCTCGAACCACCCGGGCGGCGCGTTCTGAAGGAGCGCTTCAAGCTGTGCGATGTTCAGATCGTAGGACGCGGTCACCCGCTCCAGGCCGGAGCATTGGACGAAATACCCGGCAGTGAGGGGATTGGCCACGTTGAGCGAGAAATCCCCGATGCGACGGCAGTCGGCAAAGAACTTCAAATGATCGTAATTCCGAACCAGATAACCGTCGGCATCGCAGGAACGGACCAGTTTGAGAATCCATTCCTCGCCGGTTTTGAAAATGCGCGGCGGGGCGACCCAAATCGACCGCTGGGAACTGGAGGTTGAAGGTTGAAGTTTCTGTCCTCCATCCGCCCTGCGAAACAGAGTGACCGCCTCGCGATATTTCTTCGGGTCTTCAAACTCACAGTAGATTGTTTCCACGCCGCTGCGCACCGCGGCTTCGAGCTGTGGCAGGTCACGGACGAGAGCGATGAGTCCGGCATCTGCCGGACCGTGGTTGCACCCTTCAGGTTGCGCGAAGGGACGCAAGCTGAAGCCCGCGGCGGCATCCTTATTTAGCGTCCACCTTTTCGGGTGCGCGCGCAGCGTCTCGAGTTGCGCGATCGCCTCGCGCCGCAGCCGGTTTAACTCGCTGACCGGCAGCATCACGTCGCCGTCGAGGAGATTCTGCAGTCCGTCGAGTTTGAATGGAGATCCACCCAGGCGGCCGAGTTGTTCACGCAATCGACCAGTCGAGAGCGGCTGCTTTCCGGCCTTGGCCAGCGGCATCGCGGATGCGGCCTGAACGACGTGGCCGGCTTCATCACGAACAACGAGCGTCAACGACCGGCCGGCGCGCCCGTGAACTTCCATTTGAATCGGCCGTTGGAACTTCGGTTGGCTGCCTT encodes:
- a CDS encoding leucine-rich repeat domain-containing protein; the protein is MNRIISTPALACLLLAMLIAGSRAADAASETPIFKDKNLEKAVRKFVFEKRDNDRPIVEADVVNLSTIQGVGMAITDLSGLEKCVNLASLDLSKNKLKSLAPLKGLAKLQYLNLAGNLVDDITPLAADAALQYVELSNNRVKDLKPLSGLTNLASLYLASNQITDISPIVKLPRMASLYLDDNHIKSLAGIGNLGGLTTLSLSRTTVSDLAPLDGLTNLFYLFLENNKIRDLTPLVKMAKKDIDGEKRFAPFLNLYIKGNPVKSGQKSQLKDFGVRLND
- a CDS encoding c-type cytochrome domain-containing protein; this encodes MKNLMAVTALFSFAVWQGSAADKVEFAKQIRPIIEQNCVKCHGPEKQKGKLRLDSKEAAMKGGKDGVVIVAGNADKSELVRRISLPKSDDDFMPSEGDPLAKEQLALIRDWINGGAEWPETAQAAKQPEPSNPLAGLPADFKAGPNEAKAATKLAQLGVDFRPVAMNTHWTEANFRPQGTSVNDSAIASLRDLASLTDLNLANTKITDAGLAAIDDLTNLTRLHLELTPITDAGLAHLKKLTNLNYLNLYGTAVTDAGLENLKGLHNLKHLYLWQTKTTEGGVKQLKEALPNAEISTGAELNTMVKKEGDGKKEEKKEEKK
- the mntR gene encoding transcriptional regulator MntR; the protein is MPAPSTPSQSAEDYLERIHELIEEKGYARVVDIASSLEVKQASVTSMVQKLGDLGYLNYEKYRGLVLTEKGKKVATNIQRRHETLSRFFSLFGLDAKTQKLDIEGIEHHLSPETVAVLADLARFFEESPDTLKQFLKSRKLVK
- a CDS encoding metallopeptidase family protein, whose product is MPVDWPALLQIARVEVNSVVRSLPRDLRAEAGRLPVILERRPDRALRQDGVGPDTLGLFIGEPFSETGMTTAPLPAQIILFLENIWDAAGAEERVYREEIRATFLHELGHYLGLDEGDLEERGLE
- a CDS encoding glucose 1-dehydrogenase → MAKAMMRAVGVVPGKREVRLIEHEAPNVSAANQVKIRSLEVGVCGTDREICTFVYGAPPVGFDYLVLGHESLGEVVEVGAGVSHLKPGDLVVPSVRRPCAHERCLPCREDRQDFCFTGDFTERGIKMTHGFMTEYYVEQEKFLTYVPAELRDVAVLVEPLTVAEKGLAQVRKVQQRLPWVAPGTPPDQIGEGKTAVVLGAGPVGILGAMVLLINGFKTFVYSRSKAPNPKAELVESIGAKYISSEAETVDQLAERVGSIDLVYEAVGKAKISYDVLRILGLNGIYVFTGIPAPKPAIDVEADVIMRNLVLKNQAVVGTVNADREAFEGAIRDLGIFLKRWPTAVRSLITGRYKIDQYRDLLLGRATGIKNVIALA
- a CDS encoding cyclase family protein codes for the protein MIKNWIDASVPLHTGMVHWPSDPSVHFERFADMKKGAVCNVSKMDLCCHAGTHMDGLIHFIRDGAPLDTVPFDAVIGPCRVIEIGDDDSVKPAELKKHKLRKGERVLLKTRNSKREWWNETFDTKFIHISQQAARHMVECGIRTIGIDYLSVGGYQRDGVECHQVLLGAGIWIIEGLNLTKVKAGRYDLICLPVKIRDSDGAPARAVLRAK